A portion of the Ricinus communis isolate WT05 ecotype wild-type chromosome 10, ASM1957865v1, whole genome shotgun sequence genome contains these proteins:
- the LOC107261312 gene encoding uncharacterized protein LOC107261312 isoform X1 — protein sequence MRLLISLVLLISQLILTASAESFPENASSSVTEFKPVEPTGYRLIETSMMITALANDTARRRRLAPFQLCLLCKCCAAPAATTCSTMPCCFGIDCQLPNKPYGVCAFVPKTCNCTSCAV from the exons ATGagactcctaatatcattagTTCTTTTGATCTCTCAGTTGATCCTTACTGCTTCAG CTGAATCTTTCCCAGAAAATGCATCATCATCAGTAACCGAATTCAAGCCGGTTGAACCAACTGGGTACCGGCTAATTGAGACATCGATGATGATAACGGCGTTGGCGAATGATACTGCGCGACGACGAAGGTTAGCACCCTTTCAGTTGTGCTTGCTGTGCAAGTGCTGTGCTGCACCTGCTGCAACCACATGTTCTACTATGCCTTGCTGCTTTGGTATCGATTGCCAGCTTCCTAATAAGCCTTATGGGGTTTGTGCTTTTGTACCCAAGACATGTAATTGTACCTCTTGTGCCGTTTAA
- the LOC8283037 gene encoding protein LURP-one-related 5: MSKIHPAEKRCQDLLLAEKENNKVDRHGHRKLCTLTVWKRSSMSFQGTDGFTVFDTQGKLVFRVDNYSRKNRHVGSGLVLMDGVGNALLTLKPQIMSMQYQWNAYRGEYGCGTNSKLFSMRSSSVIFHTGRDVSEIFMGGLTRQCQNPDFRIEGSFRARDCKIKSASDEVVAKMSRKRVNTTVLLSDDVFSLVVKPGFDTQLIMAFVVVLDRISNKPFTPVLCS, encoded by the exons ATGTCCAAGATTCATCCGGCGGAGAAGAGATGCCAGGATTTGTTGTTGgcagagaaagaaaacaataagGTGGATCGCCATGGCCATCGAAAACTATGCACGCTAACTGTATGGAAGAGATCTAGCATGAGTTTTCAGGGTACTGACGGATTCACCGTCTTTGACACACAAGGAAAGTTGGTGTTTCGTGTTGATAATTATTCGAGGAAGAATCGTCATGTTGGGTCCGGTCTCGTCCTCATGGACGGAGTTGGCAATGCTTTGCTCACTTTGAAACCTCAG ATAATGAGCATGCAATACCAATGGAATGCTTACAGAGGAGAATATGGGTGCGGAACGAATTCAAAATTGTTTTCAATGAGGAGCTCGTCGGTAATTTTCCACACCGGGAGAGATGTCTCCGAGATCTTCATGGGAGGGCTAACAAGACAATGTCAGAATCCAGATTTCAGGATCGAGGGATCATTCAGGGCTAGAGATTGCAAAATCAAGAGTGCCAGTGACGAGGTGGTGGCAAAGATGTCTAGGAAAAGAGTAAACACTACAGTCTTGCTCAGCGATGATGTGTTCAGTCTGGTGGTAAAACCTGGTTTTGACACTCAGCTTATCATGGCTTTTGTAGTTGTATTAGATCGCATTAGCAATAAGCCTTTTACCCctgttttatgttcttaa
- the LOC107261312 gene encoding uncharacterized protein LOC107261312 isoform X2, which yields MRLLISLVLLISQLILTASENASSSVTEFKPVEPTGYRLIETSMMITALANDTARRRRLAPFQLCLLCKCCAAPAATTCSTMPCCFGIDCQLPNKPYGVCAFVPKTCNCTSCAV from the exons ATGagactcctaatatcattagTTCTTTTGATCTCTCAGTTGATCCTTACTGCTTCAG AAAATGCATCATCATCAGTAACCGAATTCAAGCCGGTTGAACCAACTGGGTACCGGCTAATTGAGACATCGATGATGATAACGGCGTTGGCGAATGATACTGCGCGACGACGAAGGTTAGCACCCTTTCAGTTGTGCTTGCTGTGCAAGTGCTGTGCTGCACCTGCTGCAACCACATGTTCTACTATGCCTTGCTGCTTTGGTATCGATTGCCAGCTTCCTAATAAGCCTTATGGGGTTTGTGCTTTTGTACCCAAGACATGTAATTGTACCTCTTGTGCCGTTTAA
- the LOC8283036 gene encoding probable serine/threonine-protein kinase PBL8, whose protein sequence is MGNCGTREEAAVVSNAQVQQQLHHMLSSSSVKNGLPEKKHSRSISDLSDPTSTPRNFEDSRKNAVLYTHVIAFTLYELETITKSFRSDYILGEGGFGTVYKGYIDENVRVGLKSLPVAVKVLNKEGLQGHREWLTEVNFLGQLRHPNLVKLIGYCCEDDHRLLVYEFMFRGSLENHLFRKATVPLPWATRMMIALGAAKGLAFLHNAERPVIYRDFKTSNILLDSDYTAKLSDFGLAKAGPQGDETHVSTRVMGTYGYAAPEYVMTGHLTARSDVYSFGVVLLELLTGRKSVDKTRPSKEQSLVDWARPKLNDKRKLLQIIDPRLENQYSVRAAQKACSLAYYCLSQNPKARPLMSDVVETLEPLQCSNDGATEVTFTPTLAGGAGAFAMGGVPDYRMRRRFANNVGPGANCRSPNPSCSPGGPAACRVR, encoded by the exons ATGGGCAATTGTGGCACTAGAGAGGAAGCTGCTGTTGTCTCCAATGCTCAAg TTCAACAGCAGCTTCACCACATGTTATCCTCTTCTTCTGTAAAAAATGGTCTCCCTGAGAAGAAGCATAGTCGGTCTATATCAGATCTGAGTGATCCTACTTCTACTCCTAGAAACTTTGAGGATTCCAGGAAGAATGCTGTTCTTTATACCCATGTAATTGCCTTCACTTTATATGAGCTTGAGACTATTACTAAGAGTTTCCGTTCTGATTACATTCTGGGAGAAGGTGGATTTGGGACTGTGTATAAAGGTTACATTGATGAGAATGTCAGAGTTGGTCTCAAGTCTCTTCCTGTTGCTGTTAAGGTTCTCAACAAGGAGGGCCTTCAGGGCCACCGCGAATGGCTT ACGGAAGTCAACTTTTTGGGGCAGCTTAGGCATCCTAATCTGGTCAAGTTGATTGGATATTGTTGCGAGGATGATCATAGATTACTTGTTTATGAGTTCATGTTCCGAGGAAGCCTTGAGAATCACCTCTTTCGAA AAGCAACTGTTCCACTGCCTTGGGCCACAAGAATGATGATTGCTCTTGGAGCTGCCAAAGGGCTTGCTTTCCTTCACAATGCTGAAAGGCCAGTTATATATCGTGACTTCAAAACCTCTAATATATTACTGGATTCT GATTACACAGCCAAGCTATCTGATTTTGGGCTTGCAAAAGCTGGACCGCAAGGTGATGAAACTCATGTATCAACTCGAGTAATGGGAACCTATGGGTATGCTGCCCCTGAATATGTGATGACCG GTCACCTTACTGCAAGAAGTGATGTATACAgttttggggttgttcttCTAGAGCTATTAACGGGTAGGAAGTCTGTTGACAAGACAAGACCCAGCAAGGAGCAGAGCTTGGTAGATTGGGCCCGGCCAAAGTTGAATGATAAGAGAAAGTTGCTCCAAATAATTGACCCTAGATTGGAAAATCAGTACTCTGTAAGGGCAGCACAGAAAGCCTGCAGCTTGGCATATTATTGTTTGAGCCAGAATCCCAAGGCAAGGCCCTTAATGAGTGATGTAGTCGAAACTTTAGAACCACTACAATGCAGTAATGATGGTGCTACTGAAGTCACATTTACCCCAACCTTAGCAGGTGGTGCTGGTGCATTTGCAATGGGAGGAGTTCCTGATTACCGAATGCGCCGTAGATTTGCCAACAATGTTGGTCCTGGTGCAAATTGTCGGTCACCTAATCCAAGTTGCTCCCCAGGTGGTCCTGCAGCATGCAGGGTTAGATGA